In a genomic window of Brassica rapa cultivar Chiifu-401-42 chromosome A10, CAAS_Brap_v3.01, whole genome shotgun sequence:
- the LOC103844971 gene encoding DNA topoisomerase 1 beta has translation MATEAFVKPVVPNGHDGYDDDDEDEMPLVFKRSSNNNNTSSSSSNRPRPNSNGQKSSSIGSTKSPPPSRSPLTSPNRSASSGRSSLMKPSLPSSSSVQRSTVKSPPVGDGRSLVAKERNGLGKAPPVSKSDDEDSEDDKPLSARLKGDTKQASSSGRGSSLQPVQRSNVRPQGVNDNSRKRDYDERVQTKTNVGASSSSKAVNNDQKRPLVNNINRNGLKPKIEGNGSQAPAKRPLEKGNSSNQSSVKRPKLSEPARPMKTEQGSRNAATAPDSKGNNLEASKPLRANQATDKEDNSDGDDHVPIASRMRQDSSNKKPSSVKPNASMIASSSRTIAKKPNKWVKDSKYSKSTRSLPSGDGQKKWKTLEHNGVIFPPPYKRHGVKILYQGKPVDLTPEQEEVATMFAVMRETEYYNKKMFRDNFWNDWRKILGKNHVIKNLDDCDFSPIYEWYMQEKEIKKQMSAEEKRILKEEKLAQEEKYMWAVLDGVREKVGNFRVEPPGLFRGRGEHPKMGKLKKRIRPCDITINIGKEAPVPECPIPGERWKEVKHDNTVTWLAFWNDPINPKEFKYVFLAASSALKGLSDKEKYEKARKLKDRIGHIRAAYTKDFSNKDVTKRQIAVATYLIDKLALRAGNEKDDDEADTVGCCTLKVGNVDCIPPNKLKFDFLGKDSIQYVNTVEVEPPVYKAIGQFQAGKSKTDDLFDELDTSKLNAHLKELMPALTAKVFRTYNASITLDDMLSKETRDGDVPEKVVVYQQANKEVAIICNHQRTVSKSHGAQVEKLALKIEELREQIKELDIDLDRAKKGRTPLVGSDGKRKRNLTPEALEKKIMQTNAKIEKMERDMQTKEDMKTVALGTSKINYMDPRITVAWCKRHDVPIEKIFNKSLLAKFAWAMDVDPEFRF, from the exons ATGGCCACTGAGGCGTTTGTGAAACCTGTGGTGCCAAATGGTCATGACGGGTAcgacgatgatgatgaagatgaaatgCCTTTGGTTTTCAAGAGAAGCAGTAACAATAATAAcacatcatcatcttcctctaATCGTCCAAGGCCTAATAGCAACGGTCAGAAAAGTTCTTCTATCGGTTCCACCAAGTCCCCACCACCATCGAGGTCTCCTTTAACAAGCCCCAATAGATCGGCTTCTTCCGGAAGAAGTTCACTGATGAAACCGTCGTTGCCGTCATCTTCTTCTGTTCAGCGTTCGACGGTGAAGTCGCCGCCAGTAGGGGATGGTAGATCCCTTGTTGCTAAGGAGAGGAACGGTTTGGGAAAAGCTCCACCTGTGTCCAAAAGTGACGATGAGGATTCTGAGGATGATAAGCCTTTGAGTGCCAGGCTTAAAGGGGATACCAAACAGGCGAGCTCTTCTGGGCGTGGTAGCTCGCTGCAGCCAGTACAAAGGAGCAACGTGAGGCCTCAGGGAGTGAATGATAACAGTAGAAAGAGAGATTATGATGAGAGAGTTCAGACAAAGACCAACGTGGGAGCATCATCAAGTAGCAAGGCTGTTAATAATGATCAAAAGAGGCCTTTGGTTAACAATATCAATAGGAATGGTTTGAAGCCGAAGATCGAAGGTAATGGTTCTCAGGCACCTGCGAAGAGACCTCTTGAGAAGGGAAACTCTTCGAATCAGTCTTCTGTTAAAAGGCCTAAGCTGTCAGAGCCAGCTAGACCAATGAAAACTGAGCAAGGCTCGCGTAATGCAGCTACGGCGCCAGATAGCAAAGGAAATAATCTGGAGGCGTCTAAGCCGCTGAGAGCTAACCAAGCAACTGATAAAGAAGATAACTCAGATGGTGATGATCACGTCCCTATCGCCTCGAGGATGAGGCAAGATTCCTCTAATAAGAAACCATCCTCCGTGAAGCCAAATGCTAGtatgatagcttcttcatccagGACAATAGCTAAGAAGCCCAACAAATGGGTGAAAGATTCTAAGTACTCGAAGTCGACAAGATCTTTACCTTCTGGAGATGGGCAAAAGAAATGGAAAACACTAGAGCACAATGGTGTTATTTTCCCACCTCCGTATAAACGGCACGGGGTCAAGATATTGTACCAGGGGAAGCCAGTTGACTTGACTCCTGAACAAGAAGAG GTTGCCACTATGTTTGCAGTGATGAGAGAAACAGAATACTACAATAAAAAGATGTTCAGAGACAACTTCTGGAATGATTGGCGGAAGATTCTTGGGAAGAACCATGTGATTAAAAATCTAGATGATTGTGATTTCAGTCCCATATATGAATGGTATATGCAGGAGAAGGAGATAAAGAAACAAATGAGTGCAGAA GAGAAAAGGATTTTGAAAGAGGAGAAGCTAGCGCAAGAAGAGAAATACATGTGGGCTGTTCTTGATGGCGTCAGAGAAAAG GTTGGAAATTTCAGAGTTGAACCCCCTGGCTTGTTTAGAGGCCGGGGAGAACATCCTAAG ATGGGAAAACTGAAAAAGCGGATTCGTCCTTGTGATATTACAATCAACATCGGTAAAGAGGCACCTGTTCCAGAATGTCCTATCCCTGGAGAaag ATGGAAAGAAGTTAAGCATGACAATACTGTCACCTGGCTTGCTTTCTGGAATGATCCTATCAATCCAAAAGAGTTCAAGTATGTATTCTTGGCAGCTAGTAGTGCGCTAAAGGGACTGAGCGACAAGGAGAAGTATGAGAAAGCGAGGAAGCTTAAG GACCGTATAGGGCATATTAGAGCAGCATACACTAAAGATTTTAGTAACAAGGATGTAACAAAGCGGCAAATAGCGGTTGCTACATATCTCATTGATAAGCTAGCACTAAGGGCTGGAAATGAGAAG GACGATGATGAGGCAGATACTGTCGGTTGCTGTACATTGAAAGTAGGAAACGTGGATTGCATTCCTCCAAATAAGTTaaag TTTGACTTCCTCGGTAAAGACTCGATTCAGTATGTAAACACAGTCGAAGTTGAGCCTCCTGTTTATAAGGCAATTGGGCAGTTCCAAGCGG GAAAATCGAAAACTGATGATCTCTTTGACGAGCTAGATACTTCAAAACTAAATGCTCATCTTAAGGAACTTATGCCTGCTCTCACAGCCAAAGTGTTCCGTACATATAATGCATCCATCACATTGGATGACATG TTGAGTAAAGAAACCAGAGATGGAGATGTTCCTGAAAAAGTGGTGGTTTATCAACAAGCAAACAAGGAG GTCGCCATCATATGTAACCATCAACGTACAGTCTCAAAATCTCACGGGGCACAAGTGGAGAAGCTGGCTTTGAAAATAGAAGAATTAAGG GAGCAAATAAAAGAGCTGGATATCGATCTGGACAGAGCTAAGAAAGGAAGAACGCCGTTAGTGGGCTCTGATGGAAAGAGAAAGAGGAATTTGACACCGGAAGC TTTGGAGAAGAAGATAATGCAAACGAATGCCAAGATCGAGAAAATGGAAAGGGATATGCAGACCAAGGAAGATATGAAAACTGTAGCATTAGGCACGTCTAAGATCAATTACATGGATCCTAGGATCACTGTTGCATGGTGCAAACGGCATGATGTTCCCATTGAGAAG ATATTTAACAAGTCTCTTCTGGCTAAGTTTGCTTGGGCAATGGACGTTGATCCTGAGTTCAGATTCTGA
- the LOC103844973 gene encoding probable long-chain-alcohol O-fatty-acyltransferase 5, with product MEEELTSLIKIWISAVISISYCYYIPPRIKSGVPRLRSLCPVLALFLVLPLCFSSVHLSLITAFFLTWLANFKLILFSFDKGPLIPLPPSLPRFICFTCFPIKAQQNSKSQNHLPKLVFAIKVAIFGVLLHLYGYRKNLSPALLLALYFVHLYLEIEIILSFVKNVVCIFLGCDLEPQSNKPYLATSLQDFWGRRWNLMVPAILRPAVYAPMRRVSERRMSSDWALFPGILAAFIVSGLVHELLFFYLTREMPTWEVTMFFVLHGVCTAVELAVKKKTTVIQRWQLSPVVSRLLTVGFVIVTGGWLFTPQLIRSGVIERFTNEALLVVDFISQKLFILLGIFITSIVVDFYKKNLFEFLGASLMNYG from the coding sequence ATGGAGGAAGAACTCACAAGTTTGATCAAAATATGGATATCTGCAGTAATCTCCATATCATATTGTTACTACATACCACCTAGAATCAAATCTGGTGTTCCACGGTTACGCTCTCTTTGTCCTGTCCTTGCTTTGTTTCTTGTTCTTCCTCTGTGTTTCTCTTCTGTGCATCTATCTTTAATAACAGCCTTTTTTCTCACATGGCTCGCCAACTTTAAACTCATCCTCTTCTCCTTTGACAAAGGTCCTCTAATTCCACTTCCTCCAAGTCTCCCCCGTTTCATCTGCTTTACTTGCTTTCCAATCAAAGCTCAGCAAAACTCTAAATCTCAAAACCACTTGCCCAAACTTGTGTTTGCTATTAAAGTTGCCATATTTGGTGTGTTATTACATTTgtatggctacagaaagaatcTGTCTCCTGCTCTGCTACTGGCTCTCTATTTTGTGCACCTTTACTTAGAAATTGAGATTATTTTATCATTCGTCAAAAATGTTGTTTGTATCTTTCTTGGCTGTGACCTCGAACCACAGTCCAATAAACCATACTTAGCCACATCTCTACAAGATTTCTGGGGTCGTCGGTGGAACCTCATGGTTCCAGCGATTCTCAGACCAGCCGTTTACGCCCCAATGCGGCGAGTGTCTGAACGCAGAATGAGCTCAGATTGGGCTTTGTTTCCGGGGATTTTAGCGGCGTTCATCGTCTCAGGATTGGTTCATGAGCTGCTCTTCTTTTATTTAACACGTGAGATGCCAACATGGGAAGTTACAATGTTCTTCGTGTTACATGGCGTTTGCACTGCGGTGGAGTTGGCcgtgaagaagaagacgacggtGATACAGCGGTGGCAGCTGAGTCCGGTTGTGTCGAGGCTTCTCACTGTCGGGTTCGTGATTGTGACGGGTGGGTGGTTATTTACACCTCAGCTTATAAGGAGCGGCGTGATAGAGAGATTCACCAATGAAGCTTTATTGGTTGTTGATTTTATTAGTCAgaagttatttattttgttgggGATATTTATAACTAGTATTGTCGTTGATTTCtataagaaaaatttatttGAGTTTTTGGGGGCGAGTTTAATGAATtatggatga
- the LOC103844970 gene encoding cell division protein FtsZ homolog 1, chloroplastic has translation MAISPLAQLNELPISSSFLATSHSLHSTRINGGFSKQRPKPTRLRCSFSPMESARIKVVGVGGGGNNAVNRMISSGLQSVDFYAINTDSQALLQSSAHNPLQIGELLTRGLGTGGNPLLGEQAAEESKDAIANALKGSDLVFITAGMGGGTGSGAAPVVAQISKDAGYLTVGVVTYPFSFEGRKRSLQALEAIEKLQKNVDTLIVIPNDRLLDIADEQTPLQDAFLLADDVLRQGVQGISDIITIPGLVNVDFADVKAVMKDSGTAMLGVGVSSSKNRAEEAAEQATLAPLIGSSIQSATGVVYNITGGKDITLQEVNRVSQVVTSLADPSANIIFGAVVDDRYTGEIHVTIIATGFSQSFQKTLLSDPRAAKLLDKTGSSGQQQENKGSHQRQSPATINTKSSSPRRLFF, from the exons ATGGCGATTAGTCCGTTGGCACAGCTTAACGAGCTACCAATCTCTTCCTCGTTTCTTGCGACATCCCACTCGCTGCACAGTACCAGAATCAATGGCGGCTTCTCAAAACAAAGGCCTAAGCCAACACGGTTGAGATGCTCCTTCTCTCCGATGGAGTCTGCGAGGATTAAGGTCGTTGGTGTCGGCGGCGGTGGTAACAATGCCGTCAATCGCATGATTTCCAGCGGCTTACAG AGTGTTGATTTCTATGCGATAAACACGGACTCTCAAGCTCTCTTACAGTCTTCTGCGCACAACCCTCTTCAAATTGGAGAGCTCCTAACTCGTGGCCTTG GGACTGGTGGGAACCCGCTTCTAGGAGAACAAGCTGCTGAGGAATCTAAAGACGCAATTGCTAATGCTCTTAAAGGATCTGACCTTGTTTTCATTACTGCTGGTATGGGTGGTGGCACTGGCTCTGGTGCTGCTCCTGTTGTTGCTCAGATCTCGAAAGACGCTGGTTATTTGACCGTTGGTGTTGTTACCTATCCCTTCAGCTTCGAAGGTCGTAAAAGATCTTTGCAG GCACTTGAAGCCATTGAAAAGCTGCAGAAGAACGTGGATACCCTCATCGTGATACCAAATGATCGTCTCCTAGATATTGCTGATGAACAGACGCCTCTTCAAGACGCTTTTCTTCTCGCGGATGATGTTTTGCGGCAAGGAGTTCAAGGAATCTCTGATATTATTACT ATACCTGGACTGGTCAATGTAGATTTTGCGGATGTGAAGGCGGTTATGAAAGATTCTGGAACTGCGATGCTCGGGGTAGGTGTTTCTTCAAGCAAGAACCGAGCGGAAGAAGCAGCTGAGCAAGCCACTTTGGCTCCATTGATCGGATCATCCATTCAGTCAGCTACTGGTGTCGTCTACAACATCACCGGTGGAAAAGACATTACCTTGCAGGAAGTGAACCGAGTATCTCAG GTGGTGACAAGTTTGGCAGACCCATCGGCCAACATCATATTTGGAGCTGTGGTGGATGATCGATACACTGGAGAGATTCATGTAACGATAATAGCCACGGGGTTCTCACAGTCTTTCCAGAAGACACTTCTCAGTGATCCAAGAGCAGCTAAACTACTCGACAAAACGGGATCATCGGGTCAACAACAAGAGAACAAAGGCAGTCACCAGAGGCAGTCTCCTGCAACTATCAACACCAAATCATCTTCTCCCCGTAGATTGTTCTTCTAG
- the LOC103844972 gene encoding uncharacterized protein At1g28695, producing MLLSNNSSGNLVVAVALLFAGALYICFSSRLIFDPISGLQHNFNILRTIKFPVDDLEVALDSAAIGNNKTVIITMANKAYVEEVEGGRSMLDLFLESFWEGEGTTPLLDHLMVVAADQTAYDRCRFRRLHCYKMETEGIDLEGEKVYMSDDFIEMMWRRTRLVLEVLRRGYHLLFTDTDVMWLRNPFSRLSNNGTLDMQISVDSGIGGHLINTGFYHVRSNNRTISLFQKWYDMRLNSTGMKEQDVLKNLLDSGLFNQLGLTVGFLNTTHFSGFCQDSPDMGAVTTVHANCCRHISAKVFDLTLVLHDWKRYKASHVNTIWSPHAKCWGSWNDTQYTPKT from the exons atgctactCTCCAATAACTCTTCCGGCAATCTCGTCGTGGCTGTTGCTCTCCTCTTTGCCGGCGCTCTATATATCTGCTTCTCCTCACGTTTGATCTTTGATCCTATATCCGGCCTCCAACACAATTTTAACATTCTG AGAACGATAAAGTTTCCAGTGGACGACCTAGAGGTGGCACTGGACAGTGCAGCAATAGGAAACAACAAGACGGTGATTATAACTATGGCGAACAAAGCCTACGTGGAGGAGGTTGAAGGAGGGAGGTCGATGTTGGACCTGTTCCTGGAGAGTTTCTGGGAAGGAGAGGGTACCACGCCATTGCTGGACCATCTGATGGTGGTTGCAGCGGATCAGACGGCCTATGATCGCTGTCGTTTCAGGAGGCTCCATTGCTACAAGATGGAGACGGAGGGAATTGACTTGGAGGGAGAGAAAGTATATATGTCAGATGATTTCATTGAGATGATGTGGAGGAGAACTCGATTGGTCCTAGAAGTTCTCCGCCGTGGCTACCATCTCCTTTTCACG GACACGGACGTGATGTGGCTGAGGAACCCCTTCTCTCGGCTAAGCAACAACGGGACCTTGGATATGCAGATAAGCGTTGACAGCGGCATAGGAGGACACTTGATAAACACTGGCTTCTACCACGTCCGTTCCAACAATAGGACCATCTCTCTTTTCCAGAAATGGTACGACATGAGACTCAACTCGACAGGCATGAAAGAACAAGACGTCCTCAAGAATCTCCTCGACTCGGGTTTATTCAACCAGCTTGGTCTCACCGTTGGCTTCCTCAACACCACACACTTCAGCGGTTTCTGCCAAGATAGCCCTGACATGGGTGCTGTCACCACCGTCCACGCCAACTGCTGCCGTCACATCTCTGCCAAAGTCTTTGATCTCACTCTTGTTCTTCACGACTGGAAACGCTACAAAGCCTCACATGTCAACACCATATGGAGCCCCCATGCTAAGTGCTGGGGTTCATGGAATGATACCCAATATACCCCCAAAACCTGA